A single window of Leptospiraceae bacterium DNA harbors:
- a CDS encoding transposase: MTTSPWDKKEMNEIRINFMREHSDSYPTKKAILVIDDSGVVKRGSSTEGAGYQYIGQVGKVANGNVFVTSHLVSEFKHLPLDIKAFIPEDKTKTKEEQEFATKIEIAISLIEEAIRRGVKFEFVVADAWYGSSPNFTDYLEAKGLKYIVAIKSNRNIFYKFPNDLKSSEHKISELVTYRTTLGSEMSKPVNKSITYI; this comes from the coding sequence ATGACGACTTCTCCTTGGGACAAAAAGGAGATGAATGAAATTCGGATTAATTTTATGCGAGAGCATAGTGACTCTTATCCAACAAAGAAAGCAATACTGGTAATTGATGATTCGGGGGTTGTAAAAAGAGGTAGCTCGACAGAAGGCGCAGGCTACCAATATATTGGTCAAGTTGGAAAAGTGGCTAACGGCAACGTATTCGTAACCTCACATCTAGTGAGTGAGTTTAAGCATTTACCTTTAGACATAAAAGCTTTTATTCCAGAAGATAAAACTAAAACAAAAGAAGAGCAAGAATTTGCGACAAAGATAGAGATTGCAATTTCCTTAATTGAAGAAGCTATTAGACGAGGTGTCAAATTTGAGTTTGTTGTTGCTGATGCATGGTATGGTTCTAGCCCTAATTTTACTGACTATTTAGAGGCTAAAGGCTTAAAGTATATCGTAGCCATTAAGAGTAATCGAAATATATTTTACAAATTTCCTAATGATTTAAAAAGCAGTGAGCACAAGATAAGTGAGTTAGTTACATATCGAACGACCCTAGGGAGTGAGATGTCTAAACCTGTAAATAAAAGTATCACATATATCTAG
- a CDS encoding transposase, with translation MIIETDRIGDWENAEVSYFISNATELRDNTVIHYYHRRNWIEVFYREVKDFLGADEYQVRSIDRILRHWTLCIVTYSMMQWLQHGKAIKEFEKKKKTTDFR, from the coding sequence GTGATAATTGAAACTGATAGAATTGGTGATTGGGAAAATGCGGAAGTAAGTTATTTTATTTCCAATGCCACTGAATTGCGCGATAACACTGTTATCCACTACTATCACAGAAGAAATTGGATCGAAGTTTTTTATCGAGAGGTCAAAGACTTTTTAGGGGCTGATGAATATCAAGTAAGAAGCATAGATAGAATTCTTCGACATTGGACGTTATGCATTGTTACCTACAGTATGATGCAATGGCTACAGCACGGAAAAGCAATCAAAGAATTCGAAAAAAAAAAAAAAACGACTGACTTTCGGTGA
- a CDS encoding response regulator, which translates to MKIRYKLVLIIFLMLVVTLLPLAWLAIVTSQKIIVENAYALCESLSEIISNVAKEELFMNSTYEGTDRVIHGMDTDSIRGLKSIDIINVDGVYVEGTIDSNKGKKISQSEIDYIREITKLSYREIKSENTFLLRFTYPIFIEHEEGQMRIGAAIFDFDKRVLFHHVDNIQRQIIIYSIIIILISIVFTFFISNYFTKPLQVLKAGVETIRTGNLDHQIYISSKDEIGELADDFNKMAIALKKTDELKNDFLSNTSHELRTPLNGIIGIAESLLDGVSGQMSKSGVQNLSLIISSGKRLASLVNDILDFSKLKHKELHIHLKPVDIHSVTNLILRLSEPLIKNKNLKLINNISEDTPAVLADENRLQQILYNLIGNAVKFTQEGTVTIAADLNLPTTESIPLIRISIIDTGIGIPADKLETIFESFEQVDTSNTREYGGTGLGLSVTKQLLELQGGKIFAESELGKGSKFIFTLPVTNEKPQENEESGVTELISTVEDNQPEIIHVNLENPDPILNHLNLSSANHILVVDDEPINLQVISNHFSLRGYRVTTANNGKEALAALEHEKPDIVLLDVMMPMMTGFEVSQKIREKYDMNELPVLFLTAKNRSSDLMAGFNAEGNDYIVKPFSKEELLSRVGVHIKLKEKTEQLIEYNLNLEHKVEERTQELAEAKSEVEEINELIRDLNSVSSLTGVMTYLISYLEVKYNYTDYFLWLVDFEKKEFYNGCVFSNTLSPESISYFQNIRIPFTEDSGSLYITYSLQKTIYLPLNANPIFGSIDHDLVEKADFRYFFEIPLLIYKEAIGILCLHKARDVTEISKEEQKKLEKISGQVAGSIQNANLYKVSQEATEEAKVERKKSDKLLLNILPEEVAEELKEKGSVTPVLFEQTSIMFTDFKGFTMIAEHLTPQELIKELDGCFSQFDKITGRNNLEKLKTIGDAYMCAGGIPKVNATHAIDSCLAAAEIQSFMRQMKEIKQAMNIPYWELRLGIHSGPVMAGVVGEKKFAYDVWGDTVNTASRMESSGTPGKVNISYATYELVKDFFECEYRGEIDAKNKGKVMMYYLLRIKPKYSKDEIGLVPNDEFWEKYKMIRDLKH; encoded by the coding sequence ATGAAAATAAGATATAAACTGGTATTAATTATCTTTCTCATGCTTGTCGTGACACTGCTTCCGTTAGCTTGGTTAGCAATTGTAACGAGTCAAAAGATTATTGTAGAAAATGCTTATGCGTTATGCGAAAGCTTATCTGAAATTATTTCCAACGTGGCAAAAGAAGAATTGTTTATGAATTCAACCTATGAAGGAACTGATCGCGTAATTCATGGTATGGATACGGATTCAATTCGAGGTTTAAAAAGTATCGACATTATAAATGTAGATGGCGTATATGTGGAAGGCACAATTGATAGCAATAAAGGAAAGAAAATTTCTCAATCAGAAATTGATTACATTAGAGAAATTACCAAATTAAGTTATCGAGAAATAAAATCTGAAAATACTTTTCTATTGCGTTTTACTTATCCCATATTCATTGAACATGAAGAGGGGCAAATGAGAATTGGCGCAGCCATATTCGATTTTGACAAGCGAGTATTATTTCATCATGTAGACAATATTCAAAGGCAAATTATAATTTATAGTATAATTATTATTTTAATATCTATCGTATTTACTTTTTTTATTTCCAATTATTTCACAAAGCCGCTCCAAGTTCTAAAGGCAGGAGTCGAAACAATTCGAACAGGCAATTTAGATCATCAGATATATATTAGTAGTAAAGATGAGATCGGAGAACTTGCTGATGATTTTAATAAAATGGCAATTGCTTTAAAAAAGACAGATGAATTAAAGAATGATTTTCTTTCAAACACTTCTCATGAGCTTAGAACTCCTTTGAATGGTATTATTGGAATTGCCGAATCACTTCTAGATGGAGTTTCGGGACAAATGTCAAAATCTGGAGTCCAGAATTTAAGTCTGATTATTTCGAGCGGCAAACGGCTAGCATCCTTAGTAAATGATATTCTAGATTTTTCTAAGTTAAAGCATAAAGAGTTGCATATCCATTTAAAACCAGTAGATATTCATTCCGTCACGAATCTTATTCTAAGATTATCAGAACCCCTAATTAAAAACAAAAATCTAAAACTAATCAATAATATTTCTGAAGACACTCCGGCGGTTCTAGCAGATGAAAACCGCTTGCAGCAAATCCTCTATAACCTCATTGGAAATGCTGTTAAATTCACACAGGAAGGAACAGTAACTATTGCGGCTGATTTGAATTTGCCGACCACCGAATCGATTCCATTGATTCGAATTTCTATCATTGACACAGGAATCGGTATCCCCGCGGATAAATTGGAAACTATATTCGAATCTTTTGAACAAGTAGATACTTCTAATACAAGAGAATATGGTGGCACTGGACTAGGATTATCTGTTACAAAACAACTTTTAGAATTACAGGGTGGGAAGATATTTGCAGAATCAGAACTTGGAAAGGGCTCTAAATTTATATTTACTTTGCCGGTTACTAATGAGAAGCCGCAAGAAAATGAAGAGAGTGGAGTCACAGAACTAATTTCTACTGTGGAAGATAATCAACCAGAAATTATACATGTGAATTTAGAAAACCCTGATCCTATTTTGAATCATCTAAATCTGAGTAGCGCAAATCATATTTTAGTTGTAGACGATGAGCCAATCAACTTACAAGTTATATCAAATCATTTTTCTCTTAGAGGTTACAGGGTAACTACGGCAAATAACGGCAAAGAAGCGTTAGCTGCATTAGAACATGAGAAACCCGATATTGTTCTTTTAGATGTAATGATGCCGATGATGACTGGTTTTGAAGTAAGTCAAAAAATCCGAGAAAAATATGATATGAATGAACTTCCTGTTTTATTTTTAACTGCTAAAAATAGATCCAGTGATTTAATGGCAGGCTTCAATGCAGAGGGAAATGATTATATTGTAAAACCATTTTCAAAAGAAGAATTACTCTCCCGCGTGGGCGTTCATATTAAACTAAAAGAAAAAACTGAGCAACTAATAGAGTATAACCTCAATCTAGAACATAAAGTAGAAGAGCGCACACAGGAATTGGCGGAAGCAAAATCCGAAGTAGAGGAAATCAATGAACTCATTCGTGATCTAAATTCAGTAAGTAGTCTAACTGGCGTAATGACTTATTTGATTTCTTATTTAGAAGTTAAATACAATTATACAGATTATTTTTTATGGCTAGTAGATTTCGAAAAAAAAGAATTTTACAACGGTTGTGTTTTCTCGAATACCTTATCACCGGAATCAATATCCTATTTTCAAAACATTCGAATTCCATTTACGGAAGATTCGGGTAGTTTATATATTACTTATAGCCTTCAAAAAACTATTTATCTGCCTTTAAATGCAAATCCAATTTTTGGGTCGATTGATCATGACTTAGTAGAAAAAGCTGACTTTCGTTATTTCTTTGAAATACCTCTACTGATATACAAAGAAGCAATTGGAATTTTATGCCTTCATAAAGCTAGAGACGTTACTGAAATTTCGAAAGAAGAACAAAAAAAATTAGAAAAAATTTCCGGTCAAGTCGCTGGCTCGATACAGAATGCGAATCTATATAAAGTTTCGCAAGAAGCTACAGAAGAAGCAAAGGTAGAGCGTAAAAAATCTGATAAGTTACTACTGAATATCCTTCCTGAAGAAGTTGCGGAAGAGCTAAAAGAAAAAGGAAGTGTCACACCTGTGCTCTTCGAGCAAACGAGTATCATGTTCACAGACTTTAAAGGATTTACAATGATTGCAGAACATTTAACTCCGCAGGAACTTATCAAAGAATTGGATGGCTGTTTTTCTCAGTTTGATAAGATAACAGGGAGAAATAATCTAGAAAAATTAAAGACGATCGGGGATGCCTATATGTGTGCTGGAGGCATACCAAAAGTAAACGCAACTCATGCAATCGATTCTTGTCTCGCTGCCGCAGAAATTCAAAGCTTCATGCGTCAGATGAAAGAAATAAAACAAGCAATGAATATACCTTACTGGGAGTTACGCCTTGGTATTCACTCTGGTCCTGTGATGGCAGGGGTGGTAGGCGAAAAGAAATTTGCATATGATGTCTGGGGCGATACTGTTAATACCGCAAGCCGTATGGAATCAAGTGGAACACCCGGAAAGGTTAATATCTCTTATGCGACGTATGAACTAGTGAAAGATTTTTTTGAATGCGAATATCGTGGCGAGATAGATGCCAAAAATAAAGGAAAAGTAATGATGTATTACTTGCTTCGAATAAAACCGAAATATTCAAAAGATGAAATTGGTCTAGTCCCGAATGATGAATTCTGGGAAAAATATAAAATGATTCGAGATTTAAAGCACTAA
- a CDS encoding SpoIIE family protein phosphatase, which yields MIQFLLIFSFFTQIHSQAEKKFIPQVISSLEEITNLDSSKNSNWFVSTEDLNPDEFSRNFLEKGENKIEWIAHTIPSRFVKANYNKPELHKIWIAKTFIFPPTINTNSVSIRLGTISDRDRTYFNGILIGATGEFGQNYPSGYDKVRIYEIPDNLLRKGAENILLIEVEEYFLGSMGIEQDKTEIGPTRMVEKSFINFEYVKLVLLMIYLVVGIYYLFLFARRRKEKENLFFGVFTIMLVLYQIMRNQLRNEFHFDFAMIKKCEYMVIVAVVPIFAHFIRQLFKFKWNIPQKIADGILFSIFIYEVVITNIRHYNFINTTIVQPIWIVYMIFIFYFLIVRMREKNIDAVFIFSGVAVIFCALVVDTLSTRGVFIFPKIMGYAFFFFISSLAIILANKSVRLQEEVEELNENLEKKVALRTEELSLSLENVKKLKMSQDGDYFLTSLLIKPLGKNHAEKNQVSIDFIVKQKKTFEFKNKVSDLGGDLCRAESLILRGRNMTVFFNADAMGKSMQGAGGALVMGSVFDSILERTRLSKVVQDEYPEKWLKNSFIELHKVFESFQGSMLVSIVMGLIDNRTGLMYFINAEHPVSIIYRDGKASFIDEDFIFRKLGTEIAQSYIYVKIFQMKDGDIVINGSDGRDDIILLDEKTGEKNLNYDHTLFLGTVEQSEGDIHSIVDILYKKGEITDDLSLMSIKFSNHEVIIENDSAREKIKSLIQAKKFSEAVLIAEDHLTLSPSDTESIFLLSYAYKKVKNFKEAIKAGERVRLREPGHIRNLVNLAHCYFRMKDMERAKYLAGLIPEGGREKEFAKIFLIEE from the coding sequence ATGATTCAATTTCTTCTTATCTTTTCCTTTTTCACGCAAATACACTCTCAAGCGGAAAAGAAATTTATTCCACAAGTTATTAGTTCCTTAGAAGAAATCACTAATTTAGATAGCAGTAAAAATTCAAATTGGTTTGTTTCAACGGAAGATTTGAATCCAGATGAATTTAGCCGTAATTTTTTAGAGAAAGGGGAAAATAAAATCGAATGGATTGCGCATACCATTCCCTCTCGATTTGTTAAGGCTAATTATAATAAGCCAGAACTCCATAAAATTTGGATTGCTAAAACTTTTATTTTTCCACCAACGATTAATACTAATTCCGTTTCGATTCGTCTTGGAACGATAAGCGATAGAGATAGAACTTATTTCAATGGGATTTTGATCGGTGCGACTGGAGAGTTCGGTCAGAATTATCCATCTGGCTATGACAAGGTTAGAATTTATGAGATTCCAGATAATCTACTTCGCAAAGGTGCTGAAAATATACTATTAATCGAAGTAGAAGAATACTTTCTCGGTTCAATGGGCATAGAGCAAGACAAAACAGAAATTGGTCCAACACGAATGGTAGAGAAGAGCTTTATCAACTTCGAATACGTAAAACTTGTTCTGCTGATGATTTACCTTGTTGTTGGGATTTATTATTTATTTTTATTTGCGAGAAGAAGAAAAGAGAAGGAAAATCTTTTTTTTGGTGTATTCACTATTATGCTCGTGCTCTATCAAATAATGCGAAATCAATTACGCAATGAGTTTCATTTTGATTTTGCTATGATTAAGAAATGTGAATACATGGTAATAGTCGCTGTAGTTCCAATATTTGCACATTTTATAAGGCAATTATTCAAATTTAAATGGAATATCCCTCAGAAAATAGCAGATGGAATTTTATTTTCAATTTTTATTTATGAAGTAGTTATAACTAATATTCGACACTATAATTTTATCAATACTACAATCGTTCAGCCAATATGGATTGTATATATGATTTTCATTTTCTATTTTTTGATAGTTCGAATGAGAGAAAAAAATATAGATGCAGTTTTTATTTTCTCTGGAGTTGCTGTTATTTTTTGCGCACTTGTCGTAGATACATTAAGCACGAGAGGTGTTTTTATTTTTCCTAAAATTATGGGATATGCTTTTTTCTTTTTTATTTCAAGTTTAGCCATTATCCTCGCTAACAAATCGGTTCGACTCCAAGAAGAAGTAGAAGAGCTAAATGAAAACTTAGAAAAGAAAGTTGCTCTTCGGACAGAAGAACTCAGTCTTAGTTTGGAGAATGTGAAGAAATTAAAAATGTCACAAGACGGAGATTATTTTTTAACATCTCTTCTAATTAAACCACTGGGTAAGAACCATGCTGAAAAGAACCAGGTATCTATTGACTTTATTGTAAAACAAAAAAAGACTTTTGAGTTTAAAAACAAAGTCTCTGATTTAGGAGGAGATCTTTGTCGTGCTGAGAGTTTAATTCTACGCGGGCGGAATATGACTGTTTTCTTCAACGCAGATGCAATGGGTAAATCCATGCAAGGCGCGGGCGGTGCTCTTGTGATGGGCTCGGTATTTGATTCTATTCTAGAAAGAACACGACTCAGTAAAGTTGTGCAAGATGAATATCCAGAAAAGTGGCTTAAGAATTCTTTTATCGAATTACACAAAGTATTCGAAAGCTTTCAAGGCTCTATGTTAGTTTCTATCGTAATGGGGCTAATAGATAACAGAACAGGTCTTATGTATTTTATCAATGCAGAGCATCCCGTGAGTATCATCTATCGGGACGGAAAAGCAAGCTTTATAGATGAAGATTTTATATTTAGAAAATTGGGAACTGAAATTGCACAGAGCTATATTTATGTAAAAATATTTCAGATGAAAGACGGCGACATTGTAATCAATGGCTCTGATGGGCGCGATGACATTATTCTACTCGATGAAAAAACAGGCGAGAAAAATCTAAATTATGACCATACTCTTTTTCTCGGAACCGTTGAACAATCAGAAGGAGATATTCATTCTATTGTAGATATCCTTTATAAAAAAGGAGAGATTACAGATGATTTGTCGCTCATGAGTATTAAATTTTCAAACCATGAAGTAATCATTGAAAACGATTCAGCACGAGAAAAAATAAAATCCCTCATCCAGGCAAAGAAATTTAGCGAAGCAGTCTTAATCGCAGAAGATCACCTAACACTGAGTCCCTCCGATACAGAATCTATTTTTCTTTTATCTTACGCTTATAAAAAAGTAAAAAATTTCAAAGAAGCAATAAAGGCAGGAGAGCGAGTTCGACTAAGAGAACCAGGTCATATTCGAAATCTAGTCAATCTAGCTCATTGCTATTTTAGAATGAAAGATATGGAGCGTGCTAAATATCTTGCTGGATTAATTCCAGAAGGCGGAAGAGAAAAAGAATTTGCGAAGATATTTTTGATTGAGGAGTAA
- a CDS encoding TonB-dependent receptor, translating into MRRDFKFIGFLFFFSFSIFSKEIITISNFEPFESERNPTLEDRLLQEVRSELEKDNIEVRVLKGSLDESLKEAKSLGATIHIGGYYRKTNKLPLDIFTQLYSIEKGVIIDANSASFDYESGSNIEYDPIEIEKLDTNRIQEVSKKLSIQLRLNPEKKVQHQGINDNLINQPLSKKLQFRLPESGKEIIKKDTFDIMAGKEVETASRSKESIFDAPATIMVITEEEIRSRGYTSLPEIINDLPGFDVIDTNGSTYVKPYMRGYRTSGGQRILFLIDSKPQNELWYQHIVLSRQFPITGIKKIEVLYGPSSVVYGPNASQGIINIITKNGSELKKDGTNTTISLQNGSFDTNAIDATVTGKAGELSYAASLRYFKSKEPDLSQRKFDSYTNNYFYSNPANWGPVLDYSANGKKFGKYHDPTLDNGLLGSIMYKGLKLGIIFYNTKEGFGATYTGDQVQNNSSWGYDAKTYYAEYEKVFANKFRSFTQVYNRYHNIQGDWTESYPNGDDSLVSNTNWSSINKATGVSQLFEFQVTRNLKFNSGVNLTSRLLSKQFDTAGYYNVFSSSLPNDPDKYPNGYSVVSSTSKELPIAPMPSEKQNPLNTTSIEDLGGYTQAIADLDKFRFSAGIRKDQNSIYGGTVNPRVSAIYKYTRMQSLKLVYGEAFQEPTMAQIYGDGGVSLGAAPNPYLRPEKIRSSEIIWILQGKNFFNEINTYYSRYDRVIELNTQSIFGKRIYGAEWKINYYLKNPIPTSDKISLFFNYTFTESLSSTTFNRETGTFQNGTTMFGQYESIYDNLIYPDTQTPLPRTRKYYHTGDIAKNKFNVGFNLPLFGRFNINLRGNYIGQRGLYSTNPLRNQGIKVDPYFLLNGAFTVNFESYGFLTFKVLNMLNHFYLQPGVEYAGGGNMFWERSADYRNSILPQPGRYFLINLTLTF; encoded by the coding sequence ATGAGAAGAGATTTTAAATTCATAGGCTTTTTATTTTTCTTTTCATTTTCCATTTTTTCAAAAGAAATAATTACTATATCAAACTTTGAACCATTTGAATCGGAAAGAAACCCAACGTTAGAGGATAGACTACTACAAGAAGTTCGTTCTGAATTAGAAAAAGACAATATTGAGGTAAGAGTATTAAAAGGTAGTTTGGATGAATCTTTAAAAGAAGCTAAAAGTCTTGGGGCAACAATACATATTGGAGGATACTATCGAAAAACCAACAAGCTGCCCTTAGATATTTTTACCCAATTGTATTCGATTGAAAAAGGTGTTATCATTGATGCAAACAGTGCATCCTTCGATTACGAATCTGGTTCCAATATAGAATATGATCCGATTGAAATTGAAAAATTAGACACAAATAGAATCCAAGAGGTCTCTAAAAAACTTTCTATTCAACTGAGGCTTAACCCTGAAAAGAAAGTCCAACATCAGGGAATTAATGACAACCTTATCAATCAACCTCTCTCTAAAAAATTACAATTCCGACTTCCTGAATCAGGAAAGGAGATAATTAAGAAAGATACTTTCGACATCATGGCAGGCAAAGAAGTAGAAACCGCTTCCCGAAGTAAAGAAAGTATCTTCGATGCACCGGCAACTATTATGGTTATCACAGAAGAAGAAATTAGAAGTAGAGGCTACACCAGCTTACCCGAAATCATTAATGACCTGCCAGGATTTGATGTGATTGATACAAATGGCTCAACATATGTAAAGCCGTATATGCGAGGATATAGAACTTCCGGCGGGCAACGAATACTATTCTTGATTGATAGTAAACCCCAAAACGAACTTTGGTATCAGCATATTGTTTTGTCACGACAGTTTCCAATTACAGGTATAAAAAAAATCGAAGTCCTCTACGGTCCTTCTTCCGTTGTCTATGGACCTAACGCTTCTCAAGGTATTATTAATATCATAACAAAAAATGGTTCTGAATTAAAAAAAGATGGAACGAATACGACTATTTCATTGCAAAACGGTAGCTTTGATACAAATGCGATAGACGCTACAGTGACTGGAAAAGCAGGCGAACTTAGTTATGCCGCATCATTACGATATTTTAAAAGTAAAGAGCCTGATTTATCTCAAAGAAAATTTGATAGTTATACCAATAACTACTTTTATAGCAATCCAGCCAACTGGGGTCCTGTTTTAGATTATTCAGCCAATGGAAAAAAATTTGGAAAATACCATGATCCAACTTTAGACAATGGTTTGCTTGGAAGTATCATGTATAAAGGTCTTAAACTAGGAATTATTTTTTATAATACAAAAGAAGGTTTTGGGGCAACGTATACTGGTGATCAAGTTCAAAACAATTCTTCTTGGGGTTATGACGCTAAGACCTATTACGCGGAATATGAAAAAGTTTTTGCAAATAAATTTAGAAGCTTCACACAAGTCTACAATCGATACCACAATATACAAGGAGATTGGACGGAATCCTACCCAAATGGAGATGACAGTTTAGTCAGCAATACAAATTGGTCTTCTATTAATAAGGCTACCGGAGTCAGTCAACTTTTTGAATTTCAGGTTACTCGAAATCTTAAATTCAACAGTGGAGTAAATCTAACAAGTAGATTGTTAAGCAAACAATTTGACACTGCTGGTTATTACAATGTGTTTAGTTCCTCTCTTCCAAACGATCCAGATAAATATCCCAACGGCTACTCTGTAGTATCTTCAACAAGTAAAGAATTACCAATAGCCCCTATGCCATCCGAAAAACAGAATCCTTTGAACACTACATCCATCGAGGACTTAGGTGGATATACACAGGCAATTGCCGATTTAGATAAGTTTAGATTCAGCGCAGGGATTCGAAAAGATCAAAATTCAATTTATGGAGGCACGGTTAATCCGAGAGTATCCGCAATTTACAAATACACTCGAATGCAATCATTGAAATTGGTTTACGGGGAAGCTTTTCAAGAACCAACTATGGCTCAAATCTACGGAGACGGTGGAGTGTCGTTAGGCGCTGCACCTAACCCATATTTGAGACCAGAAAAAATCAGATCTAGTGAAATTATATGGATTTTACAGGGGAAAAATTTCTTCAATGAAATCAATACTTATTATAGCAGATATGACAGAGTCATTGAACTCAATACACAAAGTATATTTGGAAAAAGAATTTATGGTGCGGAATGGAAAATCAATTACTATCTGAAAAACCCCATCCCTACCTCCGATAAAATTTCTTTATTCTTTAATTATACGTTCACAGAATCTCTAAGCAGCACGACATTCAATCGGGAGACTGGAACTTTTCAGAATGGAACTACCATGTTTGGACAATATGAAAGCATTTACGATAATTTAATTTATCCAGATACACAAACGCCTCTTCCAAGAACTAGAAAGTATTATCATACAGGAGACATTGCTAAGAATAAATTCAACGTTGGATTTAATTTACCACTCTTCGGGCGATTCAATATTAACCTCAGAGGAAATTATATTGGACAGCGAGGGTTATATTCGACGAATCCGCTACGGAACCAAGGTATTAAAGTAGATCCCTATTTTCTTTTGAATGGTGCATTTACCGTAAACTTTGAAAGCTATGGATTTCTTACCTTTAAAGTTTTAAATATGTTAAATCATTTTTACTTACAACCCGGAGTAGAGTATGCCGGTGGTGGAAACATGTTTTGGGAAAGATCGGCGGATTATCGAAATTCAATTTTACCGCAACCCGGTAGATATTTCCTTATTAATTTGACACTAACATTTTGA